From the genome of Triticum aestivum cultivar Chinese Spring chromosome 3B, IWGSC CS RefSeq v2.1, whole genome shotgun sequence, one region includes:
- the LOC123071544 gene encoding sterol 3-beta-glucosyltransferase UGT80B1, whose protein sequence is MGCNSEAVAGEGSGSGDLRRRRGGRDGAGASSSSSFAEGTREFVLSSMDERFSGSVDADGFPSSRREGFGHSKSTTATSSRFRGQDHAFVRSYSDRLLKCDLTLDMLSENEKMKIIEKLVKIQKDGTLEVDVTRSALVASELSEIDAFGSVPRDVEEVKSGFSKSVPKLKIAILVVGTRGDVQPFIALAKRLQEFGHHVRLASHVNFRTFVKSAGIDFYPLGGDPRIMAQYMTKNKGFLMAAPTEISVQRKQVKEIIFSLLPACTEPDLDTGIPFRAQAIIANPPALGHLHIAEALGVPLHIFFTFPWTPTNEFPHPLARTPQSATYRLSYLIVDLIIWWGTRGFINDFRKKLNLAPIAYFSTYHGSISHLPTGYMWSPHLMPKPNDWGSLVDVVGYCFLNLGTKYQPPPELSQWLQQGSKPIYIGFGSMPLDDEKKVTAIILDALREMGQRGIISRGWGDLGSFSEVPADVFILEDCPHDWLFPRCTAVVHHGGAGTTAAGLIAGCPTTVVPFFGDQFFWGEIVHARGVGPAPIRVTELTTEALSNAIRFMLDPEVKSRSLELAIAIGNEDGVAAAVDSFHRHLPSELPLTPPPAPAEEERLDLLQLLSRYLEKCCLPFNS, encoded by the exons ATGGGGTGCAACAGCGAGGCGGTGGCCGGAGAGGGGAGCGGGAGCGGCGACCTtcggaggaggagagggggccgggacggggcgggcgcctcgtcctcctcctccttcgccgaGGGGACGAGGGAGTTCGTGCTGAGCTCCATGGACGAGCGGTTCTCCGGATCGGTCGACGCCGATGGGTTCCCCTCCTCGCGTCGAGAAG GATTCGGGCATAGTAAATCCACAACTGCAACTTCTAGTCGTTTTAGAGGGCAAGATCACGCTTTTGTAAGATCATACTCCGATAGGTTGCTTAAATGTGACCTCACGTTGGATATGCTATCAGAAAATGAGAAG ATGAAGATAATTGAGAAATTGGTAAAGATCCAGAAAGATGGTACACTGGAGGTAGATGTGACCCGTAGTGCCCTTGTTGCATCAGAACTCTCAGAGATTGATGCTTTTGGTTCTGTGCCACGTGATGTTGAAGAAGTTAAATCTGGATTTAGCAAGTCTGTCCCGAAGTTGAAGATTGCTATACTTGTCGTTGGAACACGAGGGGATGTTCAGCCGTTTATAGCATTAGCTAAAAGACTTCAG GAATTTGGACACCATGTTAGATTGGCATCTCATGTCAACTTCCGTACTTTTGTGAAGTCAGCTGGTATTGATTTCTACCCATTGGGTGGTGATCCACGAATTATGGCCCAGT ACATGACAAAAAACAAAGGGTTTTTAATGGCCGCGCCCACAGAGATTTCTGTTCAAAGAAAGCAGGTGAAGGAAATCATTTTCTCTCTTCTACCTGCATGCACAGAACCTGATTTGGATACTGGAATACCTTTCAGAGCTCAGGCAATAATAGCAAATCCTCCTGCTTTAG GACATCTTCATATTGCCGAGGCACTTGGGGTACCTCTGCACATCTTCTTTACTTTTCCATGGAC GCCAACTAATGAGTTCCCTCATCCATTGGCTCGAACGCCTCAGAGTGCAACCTACAGG CTATCCTATCTTATCGTGGATTTAATAATTTGGTGGGGTACAAGAGGATTCATAAATGATTTCAGAAAGAAGTTAAACCTGGCCCCTATTGCTTACTTCAGCACGTACCATGGATCCATATCACACTTACCTACAGGATACATGTGGAGTCCTCACCTTATGCCGAAGCCAAATG ATTGGGGTTCTCTTGTGGATGTCGTGGGTTATTGCTTCTTAAATCTTGGCACAAAGTATCAACCGCCGCCAGAGCTCTCACAGTGGCTTCAACAAGGTTCCAAACCGATATACATCGGTTTTGGTAGCATG CCTCTTGATGATGAAAAAAAGGTCACTGCTATCATTTTGGATGCACTAAGAGAAATGGGACAGAGAGGAATCATTAGCCGTGGTTGGGGAGATCTTGGAAGCT TTTCAGAAGTTCCAGCTGACGTCTTCATTTTGGAGGATTGTCCTCATGACTGGTTGTTTCCTCGCTGTACGGCAGTA GTGCATCATGGTGGAGCAGGTACCACAGCTGCAGGCCTGATAGCTGGG TGTCCAACCACTGTAGTGCCTTTTTTTGGCGATCAGTTCTTCTGGGGTGAGATAGTTCATGCGCGTGGTGTGGGTCCTGCACCTATCCGTGTAACAGAGCTTACTACCGAGGCACTTTCAAATGCAATCAGATTTATGCTTGATCCTGAG GTAAAATCACGATCATTGGAACTGGCAATAGCAATAGGGAATGAAGACGGTGTTGCAGCCGCCGTAGACTCGTTTCACCGACACCTgccttcagaactcccacttactCCACCGCCCGCGCCTGCAGAAGAAGAGCGGCTAGACCTGCTTCAGTTGCTTTCTCGATATCTTGAGAAGTGTTGTCTCCCGTTCAATTCTTAG